The Phoenix dactylifera cultivar Barhee BC4 chromosome 17, palm_55x_up_171113_PBpolish2nd_filt_p, whole genome shotgun sequence genome contains a region encoding:
- the LOC103724018 gene encoding putative protein phosphatase 2C-like protein 44, with translation MAIKVLLRKFRAIRLRRFATKAIKDKKEAKKRGTWVGISHGFHVIERDGNPEGSVLAQREQIERSEMWLFGAFDQKMGCGITKYLQSHLFDKKLNEYQIRRKAKKTMRKAYISTRAKVHKGEKENEIGGSTTVLVMNRRQFVAASFGGYKAIVCKDGVAAQIGGKHHRRAIKGQWSFSDMLCAASGGDHKPPKDLQLVVIAQNVEPDMDFIILASNGVWEVMRYQEAVDLISHIENAQMAAECLAEEALCRMSKSAISCIVIRFH, from the exons ATGGCTATAAAGGTTCTTCTTCGAAAGTTCAGG GCAATTAGATTGAGAAGATTTGCTACAAAGGCAATTAAGGACAAAAaggaagcaaagaaaaggggaaCTTGGGTGGGCATTTCGCATGGTTTTCATGTAATTGAAAGGGATGGTAACCCTGAAGGTTCTGTGCTTGCGCAAAGAGAGCAAATAGAACGTTCGGAGATGTGGTTATTTGGAGCCTTCGATCAGAAAATGGGATGTGGAATCACAAAATATTTGCAGTCACATCTCTTTGACAAGAAACTTAATGAG TATCAAATTCGAAGAAAAGCCAAAAAGACGATGAGGAAGGCCTATATTTCTACAAGGGCAAAGGTTCAtaaaggagagaaagaaaatgagATTGGAGGATCCACAACTGTGCTTGTTATGAATAGAAGGCAATTTGTGGCAGCATCTTTTGGTGGATACAAAGCTATAGTGTGTAAGGATGGCGTGGCCGCACAAATAGGTGGGAAACATCATCGAAGAGCAATAAAGGGACAATGGTCATTCTCAG ACATGTTATGTGCTGCAAGTGGTGGAGACCATAAGCCTCCAAAGGACTTGCAACTTGTTGTCATTGCACAAAATGTGGAACCTGATATGGACTTTATCATACTTGCAAGCAATGGCGTATGGGAG GTGATGAGATACCAGGAAGCTGTGGACTTGATAAGCCACATTGAAAATGCTCAAATGGCAGCTGAATGTTTGGCCGAGGAGGCACTTTGTAGAATGAGCAAATCCGCCATCTCCTGCATTGTGATTCGCTTTCATTGA
- the LOC103721763 gene encoding diphthine--ammonia ligase isoform X2, which translates to MKVVALVSGGKDSCYAMMRCIDHGHEIVALANLLPFDDSVDELDSYMYQTVGHQIVISYAECMGLPLFRRRIRGSSRHQHLSYAVTEGDEVEDMFILLNEVKQRIPSITAVSSGAIASDYQRLRVESVCSRLGLVSLAYLWKQDQTFLLEEMIRRGILAITIKVAAMGLNPAKHLGQELADLQSHLLQMKELYGINVCGEGGEYETLTLDCPLFRNARIMLDKFQVILHSADSIAPVGILHPLVFHLHHKKVDSSISSCSNSCSEKMSYICEVQGDSVPNYMVKCQSMDLASDMCTTKKVNLCISATRRDMFSIGCWIQNPSTTPEDLKEDLIAILKRIESKLSEHGFDWVNVLYIHLYISNMKEFALANEVYVRFITEKKCYLGVPSRSTIELPLLQVGLGNAYIEVLVAKDQSKRVLHVQSISCWAPSCIGPYSQATLHKEVLYLAGQLGLDPPTMMLCSGGPAAELEQALLNSEAVANCFNSSIASAILFVIYCSASLTSSQRTEVQHKMEFFIGQRVSGLQHKRRVSDPIFLYILATDLPKGALVEVKPVLHIPGNGYEIETGIAQPPRQEIANKWRFEYSEWHDSCCQIHTISGKICSAVVSVTNDVAAKVCSKSDEKLGNFWHHNTEKHVKEIAMFSVFLLDKILLENEFLWGDLTNLRFYYATNIPIATEVLADIFSGVFTEFAEVNKCIDISKEPIFNLVPVIGSGRSACTDNIISCELFALKQ; encoded by the exons ATGAAGGTGGTTGCGTTGGTGAGCGGCGGCAAGGACAGCTGCTACGCGATGATGCGATGCATCGATCACGGCCACGAG ATCGTTGCGTTGGCCAACTTGCTTCCGTTTGATGATTCTGTGGACGAGCTCGACAGCTACATGTATCAAACC gTTGGGCACCAAATTGTAATTAGCTATGCAGAATGTATGGGACTGCCATTGTTTCGGAGGCGGATACGAGGATCCTCAAG GCATCAACATCTTAGTTATGCGGTGACTGAAGGAGACGAAGTAGAAGATATGTTTATTCTGTTAAATGAAGTTAAACAACGAATTCCCTCTATCACAGCAGTCTCTTCGGGTGCCATTGCATCTGATTATCAGAGGCTACGGGTGGAGAGTGTTTGTTCGAGGTTAGGCCTTGTTTCTCTGGCTTATTTATGGAAACAAGATCAAACTTTCCTCCTTGAAGAAATG ATAAGGAGGGGAATATTGGCTATCACTATTAAG GTTGCAGCTATGGGTTTGAACCCTGCAAAGCATTTGGGCCAAGAACTTGCAGATCTGCAATCACATCTGCTTCAAATGAAAGA GCTTTATGGAATAAACGTCTGTGGTGAAGGAGGAGAATATGAAACGCTAACTCTTGACTGCCCTCTGTTTAGA AACGCCAGGATTATGCTCGACAAGTTTCAAGTCATACTGCATTCAGCCGATTCCATTGCACCAGTTGGCATCCTTCATCCCTTGGTGTTCCATCTTCACCACAAAAAAGTGGATTCGTCTATCAGCAGTTGTAGCAATAGTTGTTCAGAGAAAATGAGTTATATATGTGAAGTGCAAGGAGATTCTGTGCCGAATTATATGGTCAAGTGTCAATCCATGGATTTGGCATCTGACATGTGTACTACTAAGAAGGTGAACTTGTGTATCTCAGCAACCAGAAGGGACATGTTTTCCATTGGTTGTTGGATTCAAAATCCTTCTACAACCCCAGAAG ACCTGAAGGAAGATCTGATAGCGATTCTGAAGAGAATTGAATCAAAACTCAGTGAACATGGTTTTGATTGGGTGAATGTTCTGTACATTCACCTCTATATTTCCAATATGAAGGAATTTGCACTCGCCAATGAAGTGTATGTGAGGTTTATTACAGAAAAGAAGTGCTACTTGGGTGTTCCATCGCGCAGTACCATTGAACTGCCTCTGCTCCAGGTTGGCCTAGGTAATGCTTATATTGAAGTGTTAGTAGCAAAGGACCAGAGCAAAAGAGTTCTGCATGTACAAAGCATTTCATGCTGGGCGCCTAGTTGCATTGGGCCATATAGCCAG GCAACCTTGCATAAAGAAGTTCTCTACTTGGCTGGGCAGTTGGGGCTGGACCCCCCCACAATGATGCTATGCTCTGGAGGTCCAGCTGCTGAACTAGAACAGGCATTACTAAACAGCGAGGCAGTGGCCAACTGCTTCAATAGCTCCATTGCTTCTGCAATTCTTTTTGTCATTTACTGTTCTGCATCTCTCACGTCAAGTCAGAGGACTGAAGTTCAGCACAAAATGGAATTTTTCATTGGACAAAGGGTCTCTGGTTTGCagcacaagagaagagtttctGATCCTATTTTCCTATATATTCTTGCAACTGACCTTCCCAAAGG AGCACTCGTGGAGGTAAAACCTGTCCTTCACATACCAGGGAATGGGTATGAAATTGAAACTGGCATTGCACAACCACCTAGACAAGAAATAGCAAACAAATGGAGATTTGAGTACTCAGAATGGCATGATTCTTGTTGCCAGATTCATACCATCAGTGGAAAGATTTGCTCGGCGGTAGTGTCTGTTACTAATGATGTGGCAGCCAAGGTCTGCTCCAAAAGTGATGAGAAACTTGGAAACTTTTGGCACCACAACACTGAAAAGCACGTGAAAGAAATTGCAATGTTTTCTGTTTTCCTTCTTGATAAGATCCTTTTGGAGAATGAATTCCTTTGGGGAGACCTGACG AACTTGAGGTTCTATTACGCAACAAATATTCCCATTGCTACTGAAGTTTTGGCTGACATATTTTCTGGGGTTTTCACTGAATTTGCGGAGGTCAATAAATGCATTGATATCAGTAAGGAGCCAATTTTTAACCTTGTTCCAGTTATAGGCTCTGGCAGATCAGCATGTACGGACAACATAATTTCTTGTGAGCTATTCGCATTGAAGcagtga
- the LOC103721763 gene encoding diphthine--ammonia ligase isoform X1, producing the protein MKVVALVSGGKDSCYAMMRCIDHGHEIVALANLLPFDDSVDELDSYMYQTVGHQIVISYAECMGLPLFRRRIRGSSRHQHLSYAVTEGDEVEDMFILLNEVKQRIPSITAVSSGAIASDYQRLRVESVCSRLGLVSLAYLWKQDQTFLLEEMIRRGILAITIKVAAMGLNPAKHLGQELADLQSHLLQMKELYGINVCGEGGEYETLTLDCPLFRNARIMLDKFQVILHSADSIAPVGILHPLVFHLHHKKVDSSISSCSNSCSEKMSYICEVQGDSVPNYMVKCQSMDLASDMCTTKKVNLCISATRRDMFSIGCWIQNPSTTPEEFELADLKEDLIAILKRIESKLSEHGFDWVNVLYIHLYISNMKEFALANEVYVRFITEKKCYLGVPSRSTIELPLLQVGLGNAYIEVLVAKDQSKRVLHVQSISCWAPSCIGPYSQATLHKEVLYLAGQLGLDPPTMMLCSGGPAAELEQALLNSEAVANCFNSSIASAILFVIYCSASLTSSQRTEVQHKMEFFIGQRVSGLQHKRRVSDPIFLYILATDLPKGALVEVKPVLHIPGNGYEIETGIAQPPRQEIANKWRFEYSEWHDSCCQIHTISGKICSAVVSVTNDVAAKVCSKSDEKLGNFWHHNTEKHVKEIAMFSVFLLDKILLENEFLWGDLTNLRFYYATNIPIATEVLADIFSGVFTEFAEVNKCIDISKEPIFNLVPVIGSGRSACTDNIISCELFALKQ; encoded by the exons ATGAAGGTGGTTGCGTTGGTGAGCGGCGGCAAGGACAGCTGCTACGCGATGATGCGATGCATCGATCACGGCCACGAG ATCGTTGCGTTGGCCAACTTGCTTCCGTTTGATGATTCTGTGGACGAGCTCGACAGCTACATGTATCAAACC gTTGGGCACCAAATTGTAATTAGCTATGCAGAATGTATGGGACTGCCATTGTTTCGGAGGCGGATACGAGGATCCTCAAG GCATCAACATCTTAGTTATGCGGTGACTGAAGGAGACGAAGTAGAAGATATGTTTATTCTGTTAAATGAAGTTAAACAACGAATTCCCTCTATCACAGCAGTCTCTTCGGGTGCCATTGCATCTGATTATCAGAGGCTACGGGTGGAGAGTGTTTGTTCGAGGTTAGGCCTTGTTTCTCTGGCTTATTTATGGAAACAAGATCAAACTTTCCTCCTTGAAGAAATG ATAAGGAGGGGAATATTGGCTATCACTATTAAG GTTGCAGCTATGGGTTTGAACCCTGCAAAGCATTTGGGCCAAGAACTTGCAGATCTGCAATCACATCTGCTTCAAATGAAAGA GCTTTATGGAATAAACGTCTGTGGTGAAGGAGGAGAATATGAAACGCTAACTCTTGACTGCCCTCTGTTTAGA AACGCCAGGATTATGCTCGACAAGTTTCAAGTCATACTGCATTCAGCCGATTCCATTGCACCAGTTGGCATCCTTCATCCCTTGGTGTTCCATCTTCACCACAAAAAAGTGGATTCGTCTATCAGCAGTTGTAGCAATAGTTGTTCAGAGAAAATGAGTTATATATGTGAAGTGCAAGGAGATTCTGTGCCGAATTATATGGTCAAGTGTCAATCCATGGATTTGGCATCTGACATGTGTACTACTAAGAAGGTGAACTTGTGTATCTCAGCAACCAGAAGGGACATGTTTTCCATTGGTTGTTGGATTCAAAATCCTTCTACAACCCCAGAAG AATTTGAACTCGCAGACCTGAAGGAAGATCTGATAGCGATTCTGAAGAGAATTGAATCAAAACTCAGTGAACATGGTTTTGATTGGGTGAATGTTCTGTACATTCACCTCTATATTTCCAATATGAAGGAATTTGCACTCGCCAATGAAGTGTATGTGAGGTTTATTACAGAAAAGAAGTGCTACTTGGGTGTTCCATCGCGCAGTACCATTGAACTGCCTCTGCTCCAGGTTGGCCTAGGTAATGCTTATATTGAAGTGTTAGTAGCAAAGGACCAGAGCAAAAGAGTTCTGCATGTACAAAGCATTTCATGCTGGGCGCCTAGTTGCATTGGGCCATATAGCCAG GCAACCTTGCATAAAGAAGTTCTCTACTTGGCTGGGCAGTTGGGGCTGGACCCCCCCACAATGATGCTATGCTCTGGAGGTCCAGCTGCTGAACTAGAACAGGCATTACTAAACAGCGAGGCAGTGGCCAACTGCTTCAATAGCTCCATTGCTTCTGCAATTCTTTTTGTCATTTACTGTTCTGCATCTCTCACGTCAAGTCAGAGGACTGAAGTTCAGCACAAAATGGAATTTTTCATTGGACAAAGGGTCTCTGGTTTGCagcacaagagaagagtttctGATCCTATTTTCCTATATATTCTTGCAACTGACCTTCCCAAAGG AGCACTCGTGGAGGTAAAACCTGTCCTTCACATACCAGGGAATGGGTATGAAATTGAAACTGGCATTGCACAACCACCTAGACAAGAAATAGCAAACAAATGGAGATTTGAGTACTCAGAATGGCATGATTCTTGTTGCCAGATTCATACCATCAGTGGAAAGATTTGCTCGGCGGTAGTGTCTGTTACTAATGATGTGGCAGCCAAGGTCTGCTCCAAAAGTGATGAGAAACTTGGAAACTTTTGGCACCACAACACTGAAAAGCACGTGAAAGAAATTGCAATGTTTTCTGTTTTCCTTCTTGATAAGATCCTTTTGGAGAATGAATTCCTTTGGGGAGACCTGACG AACTTGAGGTTCTATTACGCAACAAATATTCCCATTGCTACTGAAGTTTTGGCTGACATATTTTCTGGGGTTTTCACTGAATTTGCGGAGGTCAATAAATGCATTGATATCAGTAAGGAGCCAATTTTTAACCTTGTTCCAGTTATAGGCTCTGGCAGATCAGCATGTACGGACAACATAATTTCTTGTGAGCTATTCGCATTGAAGcagtga
- the LOC103724012 gene encoding epsin-3-like translates to MNLSEIKKQASSFLQEKYKSARLVLTDATQAEILAEEATNSDVWGPDAKTMTRISEAAYDMDDYWRIVDVLHRRLRSVYWKEWRQSYKTLVLLEFLLTHGPEEMFEEFHCDINVIQELGKLNYVDERGFNWGACMQNKSERILRLLSDEKQRQDARSKALKISKEIQGFGNLIVSPSSSSSSTPSSSKTCRSSSFGSYSLDSPTWNGEDDQSKQLEHHIAANKISEDLEQGSSEKCPFDPMLDKEVQRLHLWDSPIKEDGSLFESTNEDKEGESDDRSGGFCSRLFGTANQSIRDNNVIGFRSLSDVGKVTKKKIDRQFSHGF, encoded by the exons ATGAATCTGAGTGAGATCAAGAAGCaagcctcttcttttcttcaagagAAATACAAGTCAGCCAGGCTGGTCCTTACTGATGCAACTCAAGCTGAAAT ATTGGCTGAAGAGGCTACAAACAGTGATGTGTGGGGTCCTGATGCTAAGACAATGACCAGAATATCTGAGGCAGCTTATGACATGGATGACTATTGGAGGATTGTTGATGTTCTGCATAGAAG GCTGCGTTCTGTGTATTGGAAGGAATGGAGGCAGTCATACAAAACCCTAGTGCTGTTGGAATTTTTGCTGACTCATGGACCTGAAGAAATGTTTGAAGAATTCCATTGTGACATCAATGTCATTCAGGAGCTCGGCAAATTAAACTATGTCGATGAAAGAGG GTTCAATTGGGGTGCATGCATGCAAAACAAGTCTGAGAGGATATTAAGGCTCCTAAGCGACGAAAAGCAACGCCAAGATGCACGTTCCAAAGCACTCAAAATCTCAAAGGAGATCCAAGGCTTTGGGAATTTAATTGTATCCCCTtcctcatcttcctcatctACCCCATCTTCTAGTAAAACTTGCAGATCTTCATCATTCGGTTCGTACTCGCTAGATAGTCCTACATGGAATGGAGAAGATGATCAAAGCAAACAATTGGAACATCATATAGCAGCTAATAAAATATCTGAGGATTTAGAGCAAGGATCATCAGAGAAGTGCCCCTTTGACCCTATGCTCGATAAAGAAGTGCAAAGGTTGCATCTTTGGGATAGCCCTATCAAGGAGGATGGCTCTTTGTTTGAATCTACTAATGAAGACAAAGAAGGTGAATCAGATGATAGGTCTGGTGGATTTTGTTCACGGCTTTTTGGGACAGCAAATCAAAGTATAAGAGATAATAATGTAATTGGCTTTAGAAGTTTATCAGATGTAGGCAAGGTGACAAAGAAGAAGATTGATCGGCAATTCTCCCATGGGTTTTGA